A region of Thermobifida halotolerans DNA encodes the following proteins:
- a CDS encoding helix-turn-helix domain-containing protein, with the protein MPAPLITRAALKVAITARELNPDHPVFPTEFWTHPVVARAVARLDTTTLIRQARTLTPITQEQLAHLTGLTQATISRIEHGRTQLRDLDRIHTLLTGLGAPHPPALKNTDPLDGYTVRAVIAENTDGHLVVLHAPTQSITEALTHTGKPAATPLPPSPTHPEWPPPQ; encoded by the coding sequence GTGCCCGCACCGCTGATCACCCGCGCCGCCCTCAAGGTCGCCATCACCGCCCGCGAACTCAACCCCGACCACCCCGTCTTCCCCACCGAGTTCTGGACGCATCCGGTCGTCGCCCGGGCCGTGGCCCGCCTCGACACCACCACCCTCATCCGCCAGGCCCGCACACTCACCCCCATCACCCAGGAACAACTCGCCCACCTCACCGGACTCACCCAGGCCACCATCTCCCGCATCGAACACGGCCGCACCCAACTGCGCGACCTCGACCGGATCCACACCCTCCTCACCGGCCTCGGCGCACCCCACCCCCCAGCCCTGAAAAACACCGACCCCCTGGACGGCTACACCGTCCGCGCCGTCATCGCCGAAAACACCGACGGCCACCTGGTCGTCCTCCACGCCCCCACCCAATCGATCACCGAAGCCCTCACCCACACCGGAAAACCCGCCGCCACACCACTCCCACCATCCCCCACCCACCCCGAATGGCCCCCACCCCAATAG
- a CDS encoding precorrin-2 C(20)-methyltransferase, which produces MSSTSGRLYGVGLGPGDPELITRKAARLIAEADVVAYYSGTHGRSIARSIAAELIPDGVVEERLVYPVTTGTTDHPGGYEGAIAEFYDASAERLAAHLERGRAVVVLCEGDPLFYGSYMYLHDRLAPRFPAEVVPGVTSVSAASAAVARPLVRRTDVFTVLPGTLPVPELARRLADTDGVAIMKLGRTFEGVRDALAQAGRLDDAVYVERASMDGQRVLPVGDVDPASVPYFSMVLATGDDAPRNGGAATRSHAVGETTAADRAAPAELLVVGLGPAGEQWLTPEAARALAEVDHVVGYGPYVDRVPVRPGQRRHSSGNTVEVDRARLALDLALAGERVAVVSGGDAGVFGMASAVFEAAQDPRYADVPVRVLPGLTAVQAVAARAGAPVGGDFAVLSLSDRLKPWEVVEARLEAAARADLVIAVYNPASRSRTTQVARAREVLLRHRPGDTPVVVGRNVGRDGESVEVTTLEKLDPDGIDMRCLLIVGSSGTSMTPSGAVWTRRYVPD; this is translated from the coding sequence ATGAGCAGCACCTCCGGCCGCCTCTACGGCGTCGGCCTGGGTCCCGGAGACCCGGAACTGATCACCCGCAAGGCCGCCCGCCTCATCGCCGAGGCCGACGTCGTCGCCTACTACTCGGGCACCCACGGCCGCTCCATCGCGCGGTCCATCGCCGCCGAGCTGATCCCGGACGGCGTGGTCGAGGAGCGCCTCGTCTACCCGGTCACCACCGGAACCACCGACCACCCCGGCGGGTACGAGGGCGCCATCGCGGAGTTCTACGACGCCTCCGCCGAGCGCCTGGCCGCGCACCTGGAGCGGGGCCGCGCCGTGGTGGTGCTGTGCGAGGGCGACCCGCTGTTCTACGGCTCCTACATGTACCTGCACGACCGGTTGGCGCCCCGGTTCCCGGCCGAGGTGGTGCCCGGGGTGACCTCGGTGTCGGCGGCCTCGGCGGCGGTGGCGCGCCCACTGGTGCGCCGCACCGACGTGTTCACGGTGCTGCCCGGCACCCTGCCCGTGCCCGAACTGGCGCGGCGGCTGGCCGACACCGACGGCGTGGCGATCATGAAGCTGGGCCGGACGTTCGAGGGGGTCCGCGACGCCCTGGCGCAGGCCGGGCGGCTCGACGACGCCGTCTACGTGGAGCGCGCCTCCATGGACGGGCAGCGGGTGCTGCCGGTGGGGGACGTGGACCCGGCGAGCGTGCCCTACTTCTCGATGGTCCTGGCCACCGGCGACGACGCCCCCCGCAACGGAGGGGCGGCCACCCGGTCCCACGCGGTCGGAGAGACCACTGCGGCCGACCGCGCGGCGCCCGCCGAACTGCTCGTGGTCGGGCTCGGTCCGGCCGGGGAGCAGTGGTTGACCCCGGAGGCGGCACGGGCGCTCGCCGAGGTCGACCACGTCGTCGGCTACGGCCCGTACGTGGACCGCGTCCCTGTGCGGCCCGGCCAGCGGCGGCACTCCAGCGGCAACACGGTGGAGGTGGACCGGGCACGGCTCGCCCTCGACCTGGCGTTGGCCGGGGAGCGGGTGGCCGTGGTGTCGGGCGGGGACGCCGGGGTGTTCGGCATGGCCTCCGCGGTGTTCGAGGCGGCGCAGGACCCCCGCTACGCGGATGTTCCGGTGCGGGTGCTGCCCGGGTTGACGGCGGTGCAGGCGGTCGCCGCGCGGGCGGGCGCGCCGGTCGGCGGGGACTTCGCGGTGCTGAGCCTGTCCGACCGGCTCAAACCGTGGGAGGTCGTCGAGGCGCGCCTGGAGGCGGCGGCCCGCGCCGACCTGGTCATCGCGGTCTACAATCCCGCGTCCCGGTCCCGCACGACCCAGGTGGCGCGGGCCCGCGAGGTGCTGCTGCGGCACCGCCCCGGCGACACCCCGGTGGTGGTCGGCCGGAACGTGGGCCGCGACGGCGAGTCGGTGGAGGTCACCACCCTGGAGAAGCTCGACCCGGACGGTATCGACATGCGCTGCCTGCTCATCGTGGGCTCCTCCGGCACCTCGATGACCCCGTCGGGCGCGGTGTGGACCCGGCGGTACGTGCCGGACTAG
- a CDS encoding precorrin-8X methylmutase, producing MTPHPRPDSHGRPVRPPRRYEYETDGAEIYLRSFATIRAEADLSGLPADAERVAVRMIHACGQPDLSRDLVVHPDLVAAARTALRSGAPILTDAHMVASGVTRTRLPADNEVLCLLRDPRVPALAEEWRTTRSAAAVSLWADRLEGAVVAIGNAPTALFHLLEMVDAGAPRPAAVIGVPVGFIGAAESKEALVAHPADIPHLVVRGRRGGSAMAASAINALAQEKE from the coding sequence GTGACACCACATCCACGTCCCGACAGCCACGGCCGACCGGTCCGACCACCCCGCCGCTACGAGTACGAGACCGACGGCGCCGAGATCTACCTCCGCTCCTTCGCCACCATCCGCGCCGAGGCCGACCTGTCCGGACTGCCCGCCGACGCCGAGCGGGTCGCCGTCCGCATGATCCACGCCTGCGGACAGCCGGACCTCAGCCGCGACCTGGTCGTCCATCCCGATCTGGTGGCGGCTGCCCGGACCGCGCTGCGCTCCGGGGCACCGATCCTCACCGACGCCCACATGGTCGCCTCCGGAGTGACGCGCACGCGACTGCCCGCCGACAACGAGGTGCTGTGCCTGCTGCGCGACCCCCGCGTCCCCGCGCTCGCCGAAGAGTGGAGAACCACCCGCTCGGCGGCGGCGGTGTCGCTGTGGGCCGACCGCCTGGAGGGCGCGGTCGTCGCGATCGGCAACGCCCCCACCGCCCTGTTCCACCTGCTGGAGATGGTCGACGCGGGCGCGCCCCGCCCCGCGGCGGTCATCGGCGTCCCGGTCGGGTTCATCGGCGCCGCCGAATCCAAGGAAGCCCTGGTGGCGCACCCGGCGGACATCCCCCACCTGGTGGTGCGCGGCCGACGCGGCGGCTCCGCCATGGCCGCCTCCGCGATCAACGCACTCGCCCAGGAGAAGGAATGA
- a CDS encoding nitrite/sulfite reductase, which produces MCNHVPVFNPLPPDRCPGVLRPHLAADGALLRIRVPGGRIGRRGLAALSRIAADFGDGDLHLTSRGNVQIRGISTTPEGEIPNDLSDSVAAAGFLPSFAHERVRNIVASPLSGIVGGRMDVRPVVAALDRALCADPRLAELPGRFLFGLDDGRADLAEMPCDLGARAVDGESAQLRVGALPGPVVAREEIASALTALALRFLDLRADLWNVRRLPGKGRELLDGAEFPESSGDTGETGGPDAEKRRRNGRHGILPVSDSEAAVAGSVPLGILTPALQRALLDSAGHGSETIVLTPWRGAVVAPLGADRAERAAASLAAAGLVLDPDSPWSRVSACVGSPGCSRSRGDTRSRAADLVRRLETTDVRDDGLPVHVAGCERACGAPHTPHTRILIGSST; this is translated from the coding sequence GTGTGCAACCATGTGCCGGTGTTCAACCCACTGCCTCCCGACCGCTGCCCCGGGGTGCTGCGACCGCACCTCGCGGCCGACGGCGCGCTGCTGCGGATCCGTGTCCCCGGCGGCCGGATCGGCCGCCGGGGACTGGCGGCGCTCAGCCGGATCGCGGCCGACTTCGGCGACGGCGACCTCCACCTGACCTCGCGCGGCAACGTTCAGATCAGGGGGATTTCCACAACCCCCGAAGGGGAGATTCCGAACGATCTGTCGGATTCTGTGGCCGCTGCCGGCTTTCTGCCGTCCTTCGCCCACGAGCGGGTGCGCAACATCGTCGCCTCGCCCCTTTCCGGGATTGTCGGAGGACGAATGGACGTGCGGCCCGTGGTGGCCGCCCTGGACCGCGCCCTGTGCGCCGATCCGCGCCTGGCAGAGCTGCCGGGACGCTTTCTCTTCGGCCTCGACGACGGCCGCGCCGACCTCGCCGAAATGCCCTGCGACCTGGGGGCCCGCGCGGTCGACGGGGAATCGGCGCAGTTGCGTGTCGGCGCCCTGCCCGGTCCCGTGGTGGCGCGGGAGGAAATCGCCTCGGCGCTGACCGCGCTTGCGCTTCGCTTTCTCGACCTGCGCGCGGACCTGTGGAATGTGCGCCGGCTTCCCGGAAAAGGCCGGGAGCTGCTCGACGGGGCCGAATTCCCGGAGTCCTCCGGCGACACCGGCGAGACCGGCGGGCCGGACGCCGAGAAACGGCGGCGGAACGGGCGCCACGGCATTCTTCCCGTGTCGGACTCCGAGGCCGCGGTGGCGGGTTCGGTCCCGCTCGGCATCCTCACCCCGGCCCTCCAGAGGGCGCTTCTCGACTCGGCGGGGCACGGCTCGGAAACGATCGTCCTCACCCCGTGGCGCGGCGCCGTCGTGGCCCCGCTCGGCGCGGACCGCGCCGAGCGGGCCGCCGCCTCGCTCGCCGCGGCCGGCCTGGTCCTGGACCCGGACTCCCCGTGGAGCCGGGTCAGCGCCTGCGTCGGCTCCCCCGGCTGCTCCCGGAGCCGGGGCGACACCCGCTCGCGCGCGGCCGACCTGGTCCGACGCCTCGAGACCACCGACGTCCGCGACGACGGACTCCCCGTCCACGTCGCCGGCTGCGAACGCGCCTGCGGCGCCCCGCACACCCCACACACCCGCATCCTCATCGGGAGCAGCACGTGA